A portion of the Terriglobia bacterium genome contains these proteins:
- a CDS encoding cytochrome c, translating to MPRITQMGAHKRVLFACRRYLWLLAASYLLSTPLFAQTVWDGVYTADQAQRGKTGYTQYCVECHKPDLLGIEGAMKGEPFIERRREDNLETLFLDMKATMPRGNPGGLPDQTYIDIISFVLQSNDMPAGKTELKPEVLDNVELVGKGGPRPVPNFVPVLSVGCLEQMGNSNWFLEQASEPVRTRDSFKKIDKELEESKNRPLGDYSFRLQDAENFDPFPREDKKVQVKGIIVRSPTGNRINVNSIEEISATCQ from the coding sequence ATGCCGCGGATAACGCAGATGGGCGCGCACAAGCGTGTTTTGTTCGCCTGCCGGCGTTATCTGTGGCTTCTCGCCGCTTCATACCTCCTCAGCACGCCTCTCTTCGCACAAACTGTCTGGGACGGTGTCTATACCGCAGATCAGGCCCAGCGGGGAAAAACCGGTTACACGCAGTATTGCGTCGAATGCCACAAGCCGGACCTGCTGGGAATCGAAGGCGCCATGAAGGGCGAGCCGTTCATCGAGCGCCGCCGCGAAGACAACCTGGAAACGCTGTTCCTGGATATGAAAGCCACCATGCCCCGGGGCAACCCCGGCGGTCTTCCGGACCAGACATATATTGATATCATTTCGTTTGTACTGCAAAGCAACGACATGCCGGCGGGCAAGACGGAACTGAAACCTGAGGTGCTCGACAACGTTGAGCTTGTGGGGAAAGGCGGCCCAAGGCCCGTTCCCAACTTCGTTCCTGTGCTTTCGGTCGGCTGTCTCGAACAGATGGGCAACAGTAACTGGTTTCTGGAGCAAGCCAGCGAACCCGTTCGCACCAGAGACTCCTTCAAGAAAATCGACAAGGAGCTCGAAGAATCCAAAAACCGGCCGCTTGGCGACTACAGCTTCAGGCTGCAGGATGCCGAAAATTTCGACCCGTTCCCGCGTGAAGACAAGAAGGTGCAGGTGAAAGGCATCATTGTGCGGAGCCCCACCGGAAATCGAATCAATGTGAACTCGATTGAGGAGATCTCAGCCACCTGCCAGTGA
- a CDS encoding NADH-quinone oxidoreductase subunit M — translation MDFFRQHILTIVAFWPLAGMIVLFFFNKENKTLIRIWANFVLIAGFVLSLPLWFWFDRNTSDQMQFVENIPWVQTLGANYHVGIDGISLLLIMLTTLLGPLAVLSSWTAIENRVKEYYVFMMMLQVGMLGVFISLDFFLFYVFWEVMLVPMYFLIGVWGGPRKLYAAIKFFLYTLVGSVLMLLGILALYFIYPSIAAQHADIAAQFGVGNTFDVLAFHAIAPYLAYNFQYWIFLAFFVGFAIKVPMFPFHTWLPDAHVEAPTAGSVILAGVLLKMGTYGFLRFSLPILPEGTKHFVPMMITLAIIGIVYGALVAMMQPDMKKLVAYSSVSHMGFVMLGMFALNPNGLNGSIIQQINHGISTGALFLIVGMIYERRHTREIAQFGGISNVMPMFAIVFLIMTMSSIGLPLLNGFIGEFTIMMGALQEHLAWAVFAGSGIVLGAAYMLWLYQRTMLGKIENPANEKLLDLNLRELATIVPLIIVAFWIGLYPAPFFRILDKPVNKIVAKVRPDFFQGAPRLNAENGAVR, via the coding sequence ATGGACTTCTTTCGTCAGCATATCCTGACCATCGTGGCGTTCTGGCCGCTGGCGGGCATGATTGTTCTCTTTTTCTTCAACAAGGAGAACAAAACTCTCATTCGCATCTGGGCCAATTTCGTTTTGATTGCCGGATTCGTTCTGTCGCTGCCGCTGTGGTTCTGGTTCGATCGCAACACTTCGGACCAGATGCAGTTCGTGGAGAACATACCCTGGGTGCAGACGCTCGGCGCGAATTATCACGTCGGCATCGACGGGATTTCGCTGCTGCTGATCATGCTGACGACGCTGCTTGGTCCCCTGGCGGTATTGTCATCCTGGACCGCGATCGAAAACCGGGTAAAGGAATACTACGTTTTCATGATGATGCTGCAGGTCGGCATGCTGGGCGTCTTCATCTCGCTCGACTTCTTCCTGTTTTACGTGTTCTGGGAAGTCATGCTGGTGCCGATGTACTTCCTGATCGGGGTGTGGGGCGGTCCAAGAAAGCTTTACGCGGCGATCAAGTTCTTCCTGTATACGCTGGTGGGATCGGTTCTCATGTTGCTCGGGATCCTGGCGCTGTATTTCATCTATCCGTCCATTGCCGCGCAGCACGCGGATATCGCAGCTCAGTTCGGAGTCGGCAATACGTTCGACGTACTGGCGTTTCACGCGATCGCCCCGTATCTGGCATACAATTTCCAGTACTGGATATTCCTCGCCTTCTTCGTCGGATTCGCGATCAAGGTTCCGATGTTCCCGTTCCACACCTGGCTGCCCGACGCTCACGTTGAAGCGCCCACAGCGGGTTCGGTCATTCTTGCCGGAGTGCTGCTGAAGATGGGAACATACGGATTCCTGCGCTTCAGTCTGCCGATTCTTCCGGAAGGAACAAAACATTTCGTCCCCATGATGATCACGCTTGCGATTATCGGCATCGTTTACGGCGCCCTGGTCGCGATGATGCAGCCGGATATGAAGAAGCTTGTGGCGTATTCGTCCGTCAGCCACATGGGATTCGTCATGCTCGGCATGTTCGCCCTGAATCCGAATGGATTGAACGGAAGTATCATCCAGCAGATCAACCACGGAATCTCGACCGGCGCGCTCTTCTTGATCGTCGGCATGATCTACGAACGCAGGCACACTCGTGAAATCGCCCAATTCGGCGGCATTTCGAATGTGATGCCGATGTTTGCGATCGTCTTTTTGATCATGACGATGTCGTCTATCGGCCTGCCCTTGCTGAACGGGTTCATCGGTGAATTCACCATCATGATGGGCGCCCTGCAGGAACACCTCGCATGGGCGGTCTTCGCCGGCTCGGGGATCGTTCTTGGCGCGGCTTACATGCTCTGGCTTTATCAGCGGACGATGCTCGGTAAAATCGAAAACCCGGCCAACGAGAAGCTGCTCGACCTCAATCTGCGCGAACTGGCGACGATCGTTCCGCTGATTATCGTGGCCTTCTGGATCGGTCTGTACCCTGCGCCGTTCTTCCGCATTCTGGATAAGCCGGTAAACAAGATCGTGGCGAAGGTTCGTCCGGACTTCTTTCAGGGTGCTCCACGGCTGAACGCCGAGAATGGAGCCGTCCGGTAA
- a CDS encoding NADH-quinone oxidoreductase subunit D, whose translation MPTKDETLFDASEITVSMGPQHPSTHGVLQVKLKLDGERVIDAECVIGYLHRGVEKLGEAQTYGQWVPTLDRMDYVAAVSNCLGYCETIEKLLGVTAPPRAQYIRIIMTELNRISSHLLWLGTHALDIGAMTVFLYAFREREEILKIFENYCGARLTTHMFRIGGTQYEIYAGFEDQVRKFVREFPAHVDEYETLLTENRIWIGRTRGVGVISAKEAIDLGVTGPPLRGSGVEWDLRKAKPYCIYPEFQFDIPTGTTGDTYDRYMVRIEEMRQSARIVAQAVEKIPDGPIMAKVSKIIKPPVGDIYHSIEAPKGELGYYIVSDGSTQPYRARVRPPSFVNLQALKKMVAGLMVADVVAIIGTLDIVLGEIDR comes from the coding sequence ATGCCCACTAAAGACGAAACTCTATTTGATGCGAGTGAAATAACCGTCAGCATGGGGCCGCAACACCCGTCGACGCACGGCGTGCTGCAGGTGAAACTGAAGCTGGACGGCGAGCGGGTGATCGACGCCGAGTGCGTGATCGGCTACCTGCATCGCGGAGTCGAAAAGCTCGGTGAAGCGCAGACCTACGGGCAGTGGGTTCCGACGCTCGACCGCATGGACTACGTTGCGGCGGTGTCGAACTGTCTCGGTTACTGCGAAACGATCGAGAAACTTCTCGGTGTGACGGCGCCGCCGCGCGCGCAATACATCCGGATCATCATGACCGAGCTGAACCGGATCTCGAGCCACCTGCTCTGGCTTGGCACTCACGCGCTGGATATCGGCGCGATGACCGTGTTCCTGTATGCGTTCCGCGAGCGCGAAGAAATTCTCAAGATTTTCGAGAATTATTGCGGCGCCCGCCTGACCACGCACATGTTCCGGATCGGCGGTACGCAATACGAGATCTACGCAGGTTTCGAAGACCAGGTCCGCAAATTCGTGCGGGAGTTTCCGGCCCACGTCGATGAATACGAAACGCTTTTGACCGAGAACCGCATCTGGATCGGCCGTACCCGCGGCGTCGGTGTGATTTCGGCCAAGGAAGCGATTGATCTGGGCGTCACCGGTCCGCCGCTGCGCGGTTCGGGCGTGGAGTGGGATCTTCGAAAAGCAAAGCCATACTGCATTTATCCCGAATTTCAGTTCGATATTCCAACCGGCACGACCGGAGATACCTACGACCGGTATATGGTGCGCATCGAGGAGATGCGGCAGTCCGCGCGGATCGTCGCGCAGGCGGTCGAGAAGATTCCAGATGGACCGATCATGGCCAAGGTATCCAAGATCATCAAACCACCGGTGGGGGATATTTATCATTCGATCGAGGCGCCGAAAGGGGAACTCGGTTACTACATCGTCAGCGACGGGAGCACGCAGCCGTATCGCGCGCGGGTGCGGCCGCCATCATTTGTGAACCTGCAGGCCTTAAAGAAGATGGTCGCCGGTCTCATGGTGGCCGACGTCGTGGCGATTATCGGAACGCTCGACATCGTCCTGGGCGAAATCGACCGGTAG
- a CDS encoding AtpZ/AtpI family protein: MNSRKDDNRRSLKQLNFALSVGMVFPVSIVIGYVMGYFLDRWLGTTWLKILFLLFGVAAGFVNFVRMVSQMGNDE, from the coding sequence ATGAACAGCAGAAAAGACGATAATCGGCGGTCACTCAAGCAGCTCAATTTCGCGTTGAGCGTGGGAATGGTGTTTCCCGTATCAATCGTGATTGGTTATGTCATGGGATATTTCCTTGACCGGTGGCTCGGAACCACATGGCTCAAGATTCTCTTCCTGCTGTTTGGCGTCGCTGCCGGATTCGTGAACTTCGTTCGCATGGTTTCGCAAATGGGAAATGATGAATGA
- the nuoL gene encoding NADH-quinone oxidoreductase subunit L, which yields MNFLDLIWLIPLFPAIGFVINGLFGKRLPKSVVAVIASGAAFIAFIFAAGAVFQLLQLEPGHREHTVRLYEWINAGPSHNAEGAMTRFSVDWSYLLDPLSCVMVLVVSGIGFLIHVYSIGYMHEEDGFYRFFTYLNLFMFSMLTLILGSNYLMMFIGWEGVGLCSYLLIGYYFHKRSAGDAAKKAFVVNRVGDWGLSIGIMMIFATFGTLEFNQVGEKVREGVMSGAFHVGDPVFFTIALALFIGATGKSAQLPLYVWLPDAMEGPTPVSALIHAATMVTAGVYMVARSNFIYQMAPSVMAIIAVVGALTAFFAASIALVQNDIKKVLAYSTVSQLGYMFLALGVGAFTAGIFHLMTHAFFKALLFLCSGSVIHAMHHEQDMRKMGALKNKIPITFWTMAIGTVAIAGAPPFAGFFSKDEILWRAFSSEQGHVLLWLMGALVAGMTAFYMFRLLFMTFFGHSRVDHHTEHHIHESPASMTTPLIILAIGSIVAGWIGWPAWLGGTNAFEHFLEPVFEPLPIPHAPPADYGKFAEGGMAVISVLIAVIGFSVAYFKYCKRSWEEEREVRQYGSLYRWILNKWYIDELYDALFVNRAKDAGKTLWRFDAKVVDGAVNGSAYTAVEGALGSSWWDRWIVDGLVRLIGGFVKTLSWPVRLIETGYVQNYALVMIFGVLIFIGYVLWGTP from the coding sequence ATGAACTTTTTAGATCTGATCTGGCTGATCCCGCTGTTTCCGGCGATCGGATTCGTCATCAACGGGCTGTTCGGAAAACGGCTGCCGAAGAGCGTCGTCGCGGTGATCGCCTCCGGCGCCGCATTCATCGCCTTCATTTTCGCTGCCGGGGCGGTGTTCCAGCTTCTCCAACTCGAACCCGGCCATCGTGAGCACACCGTGCGGCTTTACGAGTGGATCAATGCCGGCCCGTCTCACAATGCCGAAGGCGCGATGACGCGGTTCTCGGTCGACTGGTCTTATCTGCTGGATCCGCTTTCGTGCGTGATGGTGCTCGTCGTCAGCGGTATCGGTTTCCTGATTCACGTCTACTCGATCGGATACATGCATGAGGAGGACGGGTTCTATCGCTTTTTTACGTACCTGAACCTCTTCATGTTCTCGATGCTGACGCTGATTCTGGGCAGCAACTATCTGATGATGTTCATCGGGTGGGAAGGCGTCGGTTTATGTTCGTACCTCCTTATCGGCTATTACTTCCACAAGAGAAGCGCGGGCGATGCCGCCAAGAAAGCTTTTGTGGTGAACCGCGTCGGTGACTGGGGACTTTCGATCGGGATCATGATGATCTTCGCGACGTTCGGGACGCTGGAATTCAACCAGGTCGGCGAGAAGGTCCGCGAAGGCGTGATGTCCGGCGCGTTCCATGTCGGCGACCCCGTGTTCTTCACGATTGCCCTGGCGCTCTTCATCGGCGCGACCGGCAAGTCCGCCCAGCTTCCGTTATATGTATGGCTGCCCGATGCCATGGAGGGTCCGACGCCCGTCAGCGCTTTGATCCATGCCGCAACGATGGTGACCGCCGGCGTTTACATGGTGGCGCGCAGCAACTTCATTTACCAGATGGCCCCGTCGGTCATGGCGATCATTGCCGTGGTTGGAGCCCTCACGGCATTTTTCGCGGCCTCGATCGCGCTGGTTCAAAACGACATCAAGAAAGTGCTGGCGTATTCGACCGTCAGCCAGCTCGGATACATGTTCCTGGCTCTCGGCGTCGGGGCGTTTACGGCCGGTATCTTCCACCTGATGACGCATGCCTTCTTCAAGGCTCTCCTCTTCCTTTGCTCGGGCAGCGTGATTCATGCCATGCACCACGAGCAGGACATGCGCAAGATGGGCGCGCTGAAGAACAAGATTCCGATCACGTTCTGGACGATGGCCATCGGCACCGTGGCAATTGCGGGCGCGCCGCCGTTCGCCGGATTTTTCTCGAAGGACGAGATCCTCTGGAGAGCGTTCTCGAGCGAGCAGGGCCATGTCTTGCTCTGGCTGATGGGAGCCCTGGTGGCTGGGATGACGGCTTTTTATATGTTCCGGCTGTTGTTCATGACGTTCTTCGGGCATTCGAGGGTCGATCACCATACAGAACATCACATCCATGAATCGCCCGCTTCGATGACCACGCCGTTGATCATCCTCGCAATCGGCTCGATTGTCGCGGGATGGATCGGCTGGCCGGCCTGGCTCGGCGGAACGAACGCATTCGAGCATTTTCTGGAACCGGTGTTCGAGCCGCTGCCGATTCCACATGCGCCGCCGGCCGACTACGGCAAGTTCGCCGAGGGGGGCATGGCCGTAATTTCCGTCCTCATCGCGGTGATCGGCTTCAGCGTCGCTTATTTCAAATACTGCAAGCGCAGCTGGGAAGAGGAGCGCGAGGTACGACAGTACGGTTCGCTTTATCGCTGGATATTGAACAAGTGGTACATCGACGAGCTCTATGACGCGCTGTTCGTCAATCGCGCGAAGGACGCCGGCAAGACTTTGTGGAGATTCGATGCGAAAGTCGTTGACGGCGCGGTTAACGGCTCGGCATACACCGCCGTGGAAGGCGCCCTCGGTTCGAGCTGGTGGGATCGCTGGATCGTGGACGGGCTGGTCCGGCTGATCGGCGGTTTTGTGAAGACATTGAGTTGGCCTGTCCGCCTGATTGAAACAGGATATGTGCAGAATTACGCGCTGGTAATGATTTTCGGCGTTTTGATCTTCATTGGTTATGTTTTGTGGGGGACTCCGTAA
- the nuoH gene encoding NADH-quinone oxidoreductase subunit NuoH yields MDFAIDYILIPLIKIALILAIVPGYVAVITLAERKVIAWMQVRLGPMRVGPWGILQMVADPLKLLIKEDIVPDQADRWIFTLAPVICLIPAFIVLAVIPIGPPIHILGRTVTMYLTDINIGVLYVMSISSVGVLGIILGGWASNSKYPLLGALRSAAQMVSYEVALGFSIIGVLMLSGSLSLVSIVEAQKNTGYWYVFLQPIGFILFFICGVAETNRAPFDLPEAESELVAGFHTEYSGFRFSLFFLAEYANMLTVAAMAVTLFWGGWLRPFPNVAALSFLDLIPGVLWFIAKVVVFLYCYLWFRASWPRYRYDQLMKLGWQYLLPLSMANVVVTAVVVLVLGGKG; encoded by the coding sequence ATGGACTTTGCAATCGATTACATTCTGATACCGCTCATCAAGATCGCCCTCATTCTGGCGATCGTCCCCGGATATGTCGCCGTCATTACGCTCGCGGAACGGAAAGTCATTGCCTGGATGCAGGTCCGGCTCGGTCCGATGCGCGTCGGTCCCTGGGGAATTCTTCAGATGGTGGCGGATCCACTCAAACTGCTGATCAAAGAAGACATCGTTCCCGATCAGGCGGACCGCTGGATTTTCACGCTGGCTCCCGTCATCTGTCTGATTCCGGCATTCATCGTACTGGCCGTGATTCCGATCGGTCCGCCGATACATATTCTAGGCCGGACGGTCACGATGTATCTCACGGACATCAACATCGGCGTCCTTTATGTAATGTCGATTTCGTCGGTGGGGGTGCTGGGAATCATTCTCGGCGGCTGGGCCTCCAACAGCAAATATCCGTTGCTCGGAGCGCTTCGCTCTGCCGCCCAGATGGTGAGCTACGAAGTCGCGCTCGGCTTCTCGATCATCGGCGTTTTGATGCTCTCCGGCAGTTTGAGCCTGGTCAGCATCGTCGAAGCGCAGAAGAATACCGGCTACTGGTATGTCTTTCTTCAGCCGATAGGATTCATCCTTTTCTTCATCTGCGGAGTGGCGGAAACCAACCGGGCGCCCTTCGATCTGCCGGAAGCCGAATCGGAGCTGGTGGCGGGCTTCCATACGGAATACAGCGGTTTCCGATTCTCCCTGTTCTTCCTTGCAGAGTATGCCAACATGCTTACAGTGGCAGCTATGGCCGTCACCCTGTTCTGGGGCGGCTGGTTGCGGCCGTTCCCGAACGTCGCGGCGCTCTCATTCCTGGATCTGATTCCCGGAGTTCTCTGGTTCATCGCCAAAGTTGTCGTCTTCCTCTACTGCTACCTATGGTTCCGGGCGAGCTGGCCGCGTTATCGGTACGATCAGCTGATGAAGCTGGGCTGGCAATATCTCCTGCCGCTTTCGATGGCAAACGTCGTCGTGACCGCTGTGGTCGTTCTGGTTTTAGGCGGGAAAGGATAA
- a CDS encoding NADH-quinone oxidoreductase subunit J yields MLQLVLFYIFAAIAIVSAILLITRHNVVHSAAFLGSTLFAVAGIFLTLHAEFLAGVQVIVYVGGILVLFVFVIMLISVERAEHERQFNRQWVIALITSAILIAELAYGLYEGRDSLNLPVAVPPPAAAAAVVGNSERVGIALYTTYLLPFEIASILLLVAVVGAVVLAKKRTPAEE; encoded by the coding sequence ATGCTGCAGCTAGTTCTTTTTTACATCTTTGCCGCAATCGCCATCGTCTCCGCGATTCTTTTGATCACGCGGCACAACGTGGTGCACAGCGCGGCCTTTCTTGGCTCAACCCTGTTTGCCGTCGCCGGCATTTTTCTGACGCTCCATGCCGAGTTTCTCGCCGGTGTGCAGGTCATCGTTTATGTCGGCGGCATTCTGGTGCTGTTTGTATTCGTCATCATGTTGATCTCGGTGGAGCGCGCCGAACATGAGCGGCAATTCAACCGGCAATGGGTCATCGCGCTGATAACCTCCGCGATCCTGATTGCGGAACTCGCATACGGCCTGTACGAGGGCCGCGATTCTCTGAACCTGCCTGTAGCGGTTCCGCCGCCCGCGGCCGCAGCTGCCGTGGTGGGGAATTCCGAGAGGGTTGGAATTGCGTTGTACACAACCTATCTATTGCCCTTTGAGATCGCGTCGATCCTGCTGCTGGTTGCGGTCGTCGGGGCTGTCGTGCTGGCGAAAAAGCGAACGCCGGCGGAAGAGTAA
- a CDS encoding ATP synthase subunit I has product MSADEDSFEGLDRRLDWFGLAVAIVATLAALRLHSFKAALSLAAGAVLSYVNFRWLKQGADFIVSQGTQGRRASGVAFRFVARYALIALFLYVTIRSSALELIFVFAGLLTYVAAILIEAVYEVARAIGDH; this is encoded by the coding sequence ATGAGTGCCGACGAGGACAGTTTTGAGGGTCTCGATCGACGCCTGGATTGGTTCGGTCTGGCGGTTGCGATCGTCGCGACTTTGGCCGCCCTGCGGCTTCACTCCTTCAAGGCTGCGTTGAGCCTGGCGGCGGGCGCTGTTCTGTCTTATGTGAACTTCCGGTGGTTAAAACAGGGAGCCGATTTCATCGTCTCCCAGGGGACTCAAGGCCGGCGCGCGAGCGGCGTCGCGTTTCGTTTTGTTGCCCGCTACGCGTTGATCGCGTTGTTCCTGTATGTTACGATTCGCAGTTCGGCATTGGAGCTGATTTTCGTCTTTGCGGGCCTGCTCACATATGTCGCGGCGATTCTGATTGAAGCCGTCTATGAAGTGGCCCGGGCCATAGGGGATCATTAA
- a CDS encoding NADH-quinone oxidoreductase subunit N: MQFLQTVTVQDIGAIVPELELAVFGMFLLIFDLLVKEKRKLGYFALAGIAASALFLYRLRSVEFSAYGGALSLDPFAIFFKLIFLLAAALSIAISLKYLDIERENHGEYYALILFATMGMMFMAGAVDLVTLYIGLETMAIATYVLVGFLRSNQRSNEASLKYFLLGAFSSGILLYGMSLLYGISGSTRFVDIAEALSRRPITDPISLMAMITLSAGMFFKVAAVPFHQWTPDAYEGAPTSITAFMSVAVKAASFAMMVRIFMVAIYPLRPQWVTIMAAVSIMTMTIGNIAAITQSNVKRLLAYSSISHAGYILIGFIAGNETGLTAVGLYLLIYTFTNIGVWAVIVALRRKDVIGEHVDDMAGLFFRHPTAAVLMLIFLLSLAGIPPTAGFIGKYFLFAAAIETGHNVLAVIAVLNAAISVYFYFRIVVSMFMRDATEKTGLTLAPGLNMALGVAIIFTMLIGIYPDPFIALARHAVILGF, from the coding sequence ATGCAATTTCTGCAGACCGTCACTGTACAGGATATAGGCGCGATTGTTCCGGAACTCGAACTGGCTGTATTCGGGATGTTTCTCCTGATCTTTGACCTGTTGGTCAAGGAAAAGCGCAAACTCGGCTATTTTGCGCTGGCCGGCATCGCCGCATCGGCTCTGTTTTTGTACCGCTTGAGATCGGTGGAATTTTCGGCATATGGCGGCGCATTGAGCCTCGATCCGTTCGCCATATTCTTCAAGCTGATCTTTCTGCTGGCCGCCGCTCTCTCGATCGCGATTTCGTTGAAATACCTCGACATCGAGCGGGAAAATCACGGCGAATACTATGCGTTGATCCTGTTCGCGACGATGGGCATGATGTTCATGGCCGGCGCCGTCGATCTGGTGACGCTGTATATCGGTCTCGAGACGATGGCGATTGCGACGTATGTCCTCGTCGGTTTCCTGCGCAGCAATCAACGATCGAACGAAGCTTCGCTCAAGTATTTCCTGCTCGGAGCGTTTTCCTCCGGGATCCTGCTTTACGGCATGTCGCTCCTATATGGCATTTCGGGGTCGACACGGTTCGTCGATATCGCGGAAGCGCTGTCGCGGCGTCCAATTACCGATCCGATTTCGCTGATGGCGATGATCACACTGTCCGCCGGAATGTTCTTCAAGGTGGCGGCTGTGCCGTTTCATCAATGGACTCCGGACGCCTACGAAGGCGCCCCGACCTCGATAACCGCCTTCATGTCGGTTGCGGTGAAAGCCGCATCGTTTGCGATGATGGTCCGCATCTTCATGGTTGCGATCTATCCGCTCCGGCCTCAGTGGGTCACGATCATGGCGGCGGTTTCGATCATGACGATGACGATCGGCAACATTGCGGCGATCACGCAGTCGAACGTCAAGCGGCTGCTGGCGTATTCGTCGATTTCACATGCCGGATACATCCTGATCGGCTTCATTGCAGGAAACGAGACCGGTCTGACTGCCGTTGGACTCTATCTTCTGATCTACACCTTCACCAACATCGGTGTCTGGGCGGTGATCGTCGCCCTGCGGCGCAAGGATGTCATCGGCGAACACGTCGATGACATGGCGGGATTGTTCTTCCGGCATCCCACAGCCGCCGTGCTGATGTTGATTTTCCTGCTCTCGCTGGCCGGCATCCCGCCGACCGCGGGTTTCATCGGCAAATACTTCCTTTTTGCCGCCGCCATCGAAACAGGGCACAACGTCCTGGCAGTCATCGCGGTGTTGAATGCCGCGATATCGGTCTACTTCTACTTCAGGATTGTCGTCTCAATGTTCATGCGTGACGCAACCGAGAAGACCGGCCTCACCCTTGCTCCTGGTTTGAACATGGCTCTGGGTGTCGCGATCATCTTCACGATGCTGATCGGAATTTATCCGGATCCGTTTATCGCGCTGGCGAGACACGCCGTCATTCTGGGGTTCTGA
- the nuoK gene encoding NADH-quinone oxidoreductase subunit NuoK — translation MVGTFHYLLLGAALFTIGVIGVLTRRNIMIILMSIELMMNAVNINLIAFSDRLQQVTGQVFAIFVITVAAAEAAVGLGIVIAMFKNKETMNINEIDLMKW, via the coding sequence ATGGTTGGGACGTTTCATTATCTGCTTTTAGGTGCGGCTCTCTTTACAATCGGCGTCATCGGCGTTCTCACGCGCAGAAATATCATGATCATCCTCATGTCGATTGAGCTGATGATGAATGCCGTCAATATCAACCTGATCGCGTTCTCCGACCGCCTTCAGCAGGTGACCGGACAGGTCTTCGCAATCTTTGTCATCACAGTCGCTGCGGCCGAAGCCGCGGTGGGTCTCGGGATCGTTATCGCGATGTTCAAGAACAAGGAAACCATGAACATCAACGAAATCGATCTGATGAAGTGGTAA
- a CDS encoding NADH-quinone oxidoreductase subunit I produces the protein MKVKRPELSFLKKIFLVDLIKGLALTFSYQRPSKNYTEQYPKVRPKVAERFRGAPRLNNDPENGETLCIACNLCALACPEHCIEVGWERTAEGKKALTTYTFDLSRCMFCGLCEDACPTPCLELTQDFELSLYDRRNMKWGRQKLEEGNQPVVYTK, from the coding sequence ATGAAGGTCAAACGTCCGGAACTCAGCTTCCTTAAGAAGATATTCCTGGTCGACTTGATCAAGGGACTGGCTCTGACGTTCTCATACCAGCGCCCTTCGAAGAATTACACGGAGCAGTACCCAAAGGTCCGTCCCAAAGTCGCGGAACGTTTCCGCGGCGCGCCGCGCCTGAACAACGATCCGGAGAACGGCGAAACGCTTTGTATCGCGTGCAACCTGTGCGCGCTGGCGTGTCCGGAACACTGCATCGAAGTGGGGTGGGAGCGTACCGCAGAAGGGAAGAAGGCGCTGACGACGTACACGTTCGATCTGTCGCGCTGCATGTTTTGCGGGCTTTGCGAGGACGCCTGCCCGACCCCATGTCTGGAACTGACACAGGATTTCGAGTTGAGCTTGTATGACCGCCGGAATATGAAGTGGGGCCGGCAGAAGCTCGAAGAAGGCAATCAGCCGGTGGTCTACACGAAATGA